In the Podospora pseudocomata strain CBS 415.72m chromosome 5, whole genome shotgun sequence genome, one interval contains:
- a CDS encoding hypothetical protein (COG:O; EggNog:ENOG503NZ75; MEROPS:MER0011194), with product MGPRKPPNKHPFYAPEDSSSLKHVTNAEDTKDFAPRRSGRATKKPSHPGDTEQEQAPAKTRKRKANNPALDEPEPEAEQDEGQQSGPDSDPDSEPEPELPEHVTKDIIAASLEPWKENELEEWDGWAEVVSDPKLFTDILRKLGVEDAEIREPLDLETLAATFESSVHGLVFLQSYRSMRQVWLPRQPDDKSDLWFSRQTATNACGTIALLNIVMNAKDLALGEKLSEFKEQSKDLSPSFRGNKVATSTFIRAAHNMHNSRLDLLNAVLELEQDAMRNKRARAAKRAKGKAASANRRRSSGASSAAYHFVAFVPIGNGIWLFDGLDTEPGYICDIENPDNWLIDIQSTLEEYMRGRETECNLMALCGNTQTDSDNRAASRQNDFGLAIHEWIKRLSESGALDELVEN from the exons ATGGGTCCGAGAAAACCACCGAACAAGCATCCATTTTATGCACCAGAGGACTCTTCCTCTCTAAAACACGTCACCAACGCAGAGGATACTAAGGATTTCGCTCCTCGTCGTTCGGGTCGCGCGACTAAGAAGCCCAGTCATCCTGGTGATACCGAACAAGAGCAGGCGCCTGCGAAGACTAGAAAGCGGAAGGCAAATAACCCAGCACTTGATGAGCCGGAGCCTGAGGCAGAGCAGGATGAGGGGCAGCAATCTGGGCCCGACTCTGATCCTGACAGTGAACCTGAGCCCGAACTGCCCGAGCACGTGACGAAAGACATCATCGCGGCGTCGCTCGAACCATGGAAGGAAAACGAATTGGAAGAGTGGGATGGTTGGGCAGAGGTGGTGTCGGATCCCAAGCTCTTCACCGACATCTTAAGAAAGCTGGGTGTTGAGGACGCAGAGATAAGAGAACCGCTGGACCTCGAGACGCTCGCTGCCACTTTTGA GTCTTCGGTTCATGGGTTGGTATTCCTTCAAAGTTACAGAAGTATGCGGCAGGTTTGGCTCCCGCGTCAGCCCGACGACAAATCAGATTTGTGGTTCTCCAGGCAGACGGCTACAAATGCGTGCGGGACCATTGCCCTCCTGAACATTGTCATGAACGCCAAAGATCTTGCTCTCGGGGAAAAGCTGAGCGAGTTCAAAGAGCAGTCCAAGGACTTGAGCCCCTCGTTCCGAGGCAACAAGGTCGCCACCAGCACCTTTATACGAGCTGCCCACAATATGCACAACAGCCGCCTTGACCTTCTAAATGCTGTTCTGGAGCTTGAACAAGACGCCATGCGGAACAAGCGGGCCCGGGCGGCCAAGAGGGCAAAGGGAAAGGCAGCATCTGCTAATAGAAGACGCAGTAGTGGTGCTTCTAGTGCAGCCTATCattttgttgcttttgtGCCCATCGGTAACGGCATCTGGCTTTTTGATGGCTTGGACACGGAACCGGGATACATCTGCGACATTGAGAATCCCGACAATTGGTTAATAGACATTCAGTCGACTCTGGAAGAGTACATGAGAGGGCGGGAAACCGAGTGCAACCTCATGGCCCTCTGCGGGAACACCCAAACCGACAGCGACAATAGGGCTGCCAGCCGCCAAAACGATTTCGGACTGGCCATTCACGAATGGATAAAAAGGTTGAGCGAGTCTGGTGCCCTTGACGAGCTCGTCGAGAATTAG
- a CDS encoding hypothetical protein (COG:U; EggNog:ENOG503NU01; BUSCO:EOG092604ZZ): protein MTSVGAFPQTPVAPRVGRARPTPFNDNLPPTLQHQPRRPPANPNPLPVAPQAGGAPPTANPPVIPLNILDAPTQRLYAVAVYAALLAWKLYDWAGVVEEDTESLWLFLKWVAIDCAFLFGLPELRIPWLELSQPFVISAFFIHAFIDWSLMFNLGFGWQGWIIGIVKMFYDRELAISEHNVKLSSIIHNHSLIMGKQIINILPEGSAVLNPERHPLCLSSDQKTALIPMFFNATIPVEVELLRTDLETGHQESIKLGRVHLRDIERKAKKNSDLDDMQSVVHFEYPAKKPGAYQLGKVLDEYKLEVQRPGSPTFVVPCPKAWVGPTTTPGRCLADLSDLTLQVEGTPPLKITYSRAINGKDVSFHFQSLQPEGFTSPLGAIRPTSLVQDDDEDISWARPQRVPVSVNESMYASGKWQYSVDEVQDGFGNVVKYISPSEDPEGKAKPKELVQDFLVKERPILKLDGCDLRNPLRAARGDSKELPVKFGIGGTPDSTAHSLSWLFSPIDTLTDTGDHGDVVSVGTFNAKNARDKPRISAPGLYTLKSVSSGGCEGEVREPSSCLLLNPLEPKLSLRSEEIPDTCAGNSIGLQVDLHLIGTPPFILRYDIIENGKTRHADPVKIPGLRHQMELIPSVSGHHKYIFTHISDDVYKGVKLSGPEFTLEQDVKPQASAILQQTIGKKACLGDHVTADVMLLGDAPFTLEWEIIHDGKRKAHKATNIEGNEYQISTPPLTQGGEYTLALSSVQDKRGCRNFLKQELKISVRRQSPRAAFGQIEHKRKITGVEGSPLSLPLRLTGEGPWKVSYIKLNDDAATRQERTVRNDNGFLSVRERGTYQLVDVWDNQCHGVIDPKTSTFEVDWFSRPDMSVLLSHGVQRTETGYRLEDVCEGDVSGFEVGMKGTPPFSIEYEIRHKPPQGSASTAKKKFDVALRKESIQADTSKAGTYTYKFTALEDHLYNSDRNFKPVLVEQKVNSKPTAAFAKPGQNFKYCKSEQGAEEGIPVVLSGVPPFSLEVEIKHQSAALPEIYRTPVINSNTYEIQIPRHQLRLGTQNIRIRDVKDGSGCHSATANIGGPSIQVQLFEAPTIYPLETRTDYCVGERISYTLSGSPPFDVWYTFDGVERKAKSTTTNFRRVAESPGEFVITTISDKSSECKAPVNVAKTIHPMPAVKISRGKNARVDIHEGGEVEILFEFWGTPPFEFTYTRSTNAKKGQKSVVLETRHDISHEHSKVIRASQEGTYEVVAIKDKFCAFSTMGGDEKGDRKGQKKLGY from the exons ATGACCAGCGTCGGTGCCTTTCCTCAGACCCCCGTGGCACCCCGAGTAGGGCGTGCCCGGCCAACTCCCTTCAACGACAATCTTCCGCcaaccctccaacaccagccCCGACGACCACCGGCAAACCCCAATCCGCTGCCCGTGGCTCCCCAAGCAGGCGGCGCACCCCCCACTGCCAACCCTCCCGTCATTCCATTAAACATCCTCGATGCCCCGACACAGCGTCTGTACGCGGTTGCCGTCTATGCTGCGCTCTTGGCATGGAAGCTCTACGACTGGGCcggcgtggtggaggaggacacCGAGTCCTTGTGGCTGTTTCTCAAATGGGTTGCCATAGATTGCGCCTTCTTGTTCGGCCTGCCAGAGCTTAGGATACCATGGCTGGAACTATCGCAGCCCTTCGTTATATCGGCCTTCTTTATTCACGCCTTCATTGACTGGTCCTTGATGTTCAACCTTGGG TTTGGTTGGCAGGGATGGATCATCGGAATTGTCAAGATGTTTTATGATCGCGAACTGGCTATTTCTGAGCACAACGTCAAGCTTTCCAGCATTATTCACAACCACTCGCTCATCATGGGCAAGCAAATCATCAACATTCTCCCCGAGGGCTCAGCGGTGCTCAACCCCGAACGACACCCGCTCTGCTTGAGCAGTGACCAGAAGACCGCGCTCATCCCCATGTTTTTCAACGCTACCATTCCAGTCGAAGTTGAGCTGCTTCGCACCGATCTCGAAACGGGTCATCAAGAGTCCATCAAGCTCGGCAGAGTGCATCTTAGGGATATCGAACgaaaggccaagaagaataGCGACCTTGATGATATGCAGTCTGTGGTCCACTTTGAATATCCTGCCAAGAAGCCTGGCGCCTACCAACTCGGAAAAGTTCTGGACGAGTACAAGTTGGAGGTGCAGCGTCCTGGTTCCCCAACCTTTGTTGTGCCTTGCCCAAAGGCTTGGGTTGGGCCCACGACAACCCCCGGAAGGTGTCTTGCTGATCTCTCGGATCTGACTCTTCAGGTGGAAGGTACTCCGCCCCTCAAGATCACTTACAGCCGTGCCATCAATGGCAAGGATGTCAGCTTTCACTTTCAGAGCTTGCAGCCCGAGGGATTCACGAGTCCTCTCGGCGCCATACGGCCCACGAGTCTGGTGCaggatgacgatgaagacATCTCCTGGGCCAGGCCCCAGCGCGTTCCTGTCAGTGTCAACGAGTCCATGTACGCCAGCGGAAAGTGGCAGTACTCTGTTGACGAGGTCCAGGACGGATTTGGGAACGTTGTTAAGTACATTTCCCCTTCGGAAGATCCAGAGGGCAaagccaagcccaaggaACTGGTCCAGGACTTCCTCGTCAAAGAACGCCCAATCCTTAAACTTGATGGGTGTGATCTGAGGAACCCGTTGAGGGCTGCCAGGGGTGACTCCAAGGAGCTGCCGGTCAAGTTTGGGATTGGCGGTACGCCTGATTCAACAGCGCACAGTCTGAGCTGGCTTTTCTCGCCCATAGACACCCTTACAGATACCGGAGATCATGGAGATGTGGTTTCGGTTGGCACCTTCAATGCTAAAAACGCCAGGGACAAACCAAGGATCTCTGCTCCCGGTCTTTACACTCTCAAGTCTGTATCTTCCGGTGGATGTGAGGGTGAAGTGCGGGAGCCATCCTCCTGCTTGCTTTTGAACCCTCTCGAACCAAAACTTTCACTGCGTTCAGAAGAAATTCCAGACACATGTGCTGGCAACTCGATCGGTCTCCAGGTGGACCTTCACTTGATTGGCACCCCACCGTTCATCCTTCGATACGATATCATTGAAAACGGAAAAACGAGACACGCGGACCCGGTTAAGATCCCTGGCCTGCGCCACCAGATGGAGTTGATTCCCAGCGTTTCCGGGCACCACAAGTACATCTTCACTCATATCAgtgacgatgtctacaagGGAGTCAAACTTTCGGGCCCAGAATTCACCCTGGAGCAGGATGTCAAGCCGCAGGCGAGCGCTATTCTCCAGCAGACCATCGGTAAAAAGGCTTGCTTGGGAGACCACGTGACGGCGGACGTCATGCTCCTGGGAGACGCACCCTTCACTTTGGAATGGGAAATCATCCACgatggaaagagaaaggCCCACAAGGCTACCAACATTGAAGGGAATGAGTACCAAATCTCGACGCCGCCTTTGACCCAGGGTGGCGAGTACACTCTGGCATTGAGCAGCGTGCAGGACAAGAGAGGCTGCCGCAACTTTTTGAAGCAAGAGCTGAAGATCTCGGTACGTCGCCAAAGCCCAAGGGCTGCTTTTGGCCAGATtgagcacaagcgcaagatCACGGGCGTCGAGGGCTCGCCCCTTAGCCTGCCTTTGAGGCTCACTGGTGAGGGACCCTGGAAGGTCTCGTACATCAAGCTCAACGACGACGCGGCTACGCGCCAAGAGAGGACTGTCAGAAACGACAATGGTTTTCTTTCGGTCCGGGAACGTGGTACCTACCAGCTTGTGGATGTTTGGGACAACCAATGCCATGGTGTTATTGACCCCAAGACCTCCACATTTGAGGTCGACTGGTTCTCTCGCCCCGACATGTCTGTGCTGCTCTCTCACGGCGTTCAGCGAACGGAGACTGGATACCGCCTGGAAGATGTCTGCGAAGGTGATGTGTCTGGTTTCGAGGTGGGCATGAAGG GAACTCCCCCATTCTCGATTGAGTACGAGATTCGCCACAAGCCCCCTCAAGGGTCAGCGTCTACTGCCAAGAAGAAGTTTGATGTCGCCTTGAGAAAGGAATCAATCCAAGCCGACACATCCAAGGCCGGCACATACACGTACAAGTTCACGGCGTTGGAAGACCACCTCTACAACAGCGATCGCAACTTCAAGCCCGTGCTCGTAGAGCAGAAGGTGAACAGCAAGCCCACGGCGGCATTTGCCAAACCTGGACAAAACTTCAAATATTGCAAGTCTGAGCAGGGTGCGGAAGAAGGAATCCCTGTCGTCCTCTCAGGTGTGCCTCCATTTTCTCTGGAGGTCGAGATCAAGCACCAAAGCGCCGCCCTCCCCGAGATTTACCGGACCCCCGTCATCAACTCGAACACGTACGAAATCCAGATCCCTCGGCATCAGCTTCGCCTTGGTACCCAGAACATCCGCATCCGCGATGTCAAGGATGGCAGCGGCTGCCACTCGGCCACAGCCAACATTGGCGGTCCTTCGATCCAGGTGCAGCTCTTTGAGGCGCCCACCATCTACCCGCTCGAGACACGCACCGACTACTGCGTGGGTGAGCGTATCTCGTACACCTTGTCAGGCAGCCCACCATTCGACGTCTGGTATACCTTTGACGGCGTCGAGCGCAAAGCCAAGTCAACCACGACTAACTTCCGTCGCGTGGCCGAGTCGCCTGGTGAGTTTGTCATCACGACCATTTCAGACAAGTCGTCCGAGTGCAAGGCGCCTGTCAATGTGGCCAAGACGATCCACCCCATGCCGGCCGTCAAGATCAGCAGGGGCAAGAACGCTCGCGTTGATATCCAcgaaggtggagaggtggagaTTCTGTTCGAGTTCTGGGGCACGCCTCCGTTTGAGTTTACGTATACTCGTAGCACGAACGCGAAGAAGGGACAGAAGAGTGTTGTGTTGGAGACGAGGCACGATATTAGCCACGAGCACAGCAAGGTCATCCGGGCGAGCCAGGAGGGCACGTACGAGGTTGTGGCCATCAAGGATAAGTTTTGCGCTTTTTCGACGATGGGGGGAGATGAGAAGGGTGATAGGAAGGGACAGAAGAAGCTGGGGTATTGA
- a CDS encoding hypothetical protein (EggNog:ENOG503NXJC; COG:S) encodes MESGEYVPGSVYFYAPNKGAAIFFAIAFAFSGFYHIYQCIHYKSWRLTGLYVFCAVLFAGGFVVRAWGAFDYTNLVKYIVSVCLIYGAPPLLELANYNILGKILYYVPYHSPIHPGRVITTFAFISAVIEALNGNGVSLTANQSLTPWRQHIGRALLKASLLIQVFVITLFILLAAIFHRRCYKSGMRNAKLYNPLYTLYISTALLFARTIFRVVEYWSIAEHDYWKPGFDPKSLSPAIRYESFYYVFEAMLMLINHVLLNVRHPRMWLPKNTKTYLSRADGATEIDGPGYKDGRPFWVTLVDPFDVHGLLGGRKKDGDFWDGDGEQRTGKDGC; translated from the exons ATGGAGTCAGGAGAATACG TCCCTGGCAGTGTGTACTTTTACGCCCCCAACAAGGGAGCtgccatcttcttcgccatAGCTTTTGCTTTCTCTGGCTTTTACCACATCTACCAGTGCAT CCACTACAAGAGCTGGCGCCTAACCGGCCTCTATGTCTTCTGCGCCGTCCTATTCGCCGGGGGCTTCGTCGTCCGCGCCTGGGGAGCCTTTGACTacaccaacctcgtcaaGTACATAGTCAGTGTTTGCCTCATCTACGGCGCACC aCCCCTCCTGGAGCTCGCAAACTACAACATACTCGGCAAAATCCTCTACTATGTCCCCTACCactcccccatccaccccggCCGGGTAATCACCACCTTCGCCTTCATCTCCGCCGTCATCGAAGCcctcaacggcaacggcGTCTCCCTAACAGCAAACcaatccctcaccccctgGCGCCAACACATCGGCCGCGCCCTCCTCAAAGcatccctcctcatccaagtcttcgtcatcaccctcttcatcctcctaGCAGCCATCTTCCACCGCCGCTGTTATAAGTCAGGGATGCGCAACGCCAAACTCTACAACCCGCTCTACACGCTCTACATCTCCACCGCGTTGCTTTTTGCAAGGACAATCTTCCGGGTGGTGGAGTACTGGTCCATCGCTGAGCATGATTACTGGAAGCCGGGGTTTGATCCCAAGAGTTTGAGCCCGGCGATCAGATATGAGAGTTTTTATTATGTGTTTGAGGCGATGCTGATGTTGATTAATCATGTGCTGCTGAATGTAAGGCATCCGAGGATGTGGCTGCCAAAGAACACAAAGACGTACTTGTCTAGGGCGGATGGGGCGACGGAGATTGACGGGCCGGGGTATAAGGACGGGAGGCCGTTTTGGGTGACGCTTGTTGATCCTTTTGATGTGCatgggttgttgggtgggaggaagaaggatggtgacttttgggatggggatggggaacaACGGACGGGGAAGgatgggtgttga
- a CDS encoding hypothetical protein (EggNog:ENOG503P8F9) — MANTRDTTMANPSASTSQARSEWRGPEIYLHLEFRVAWSRKPQPIKNHQVTYRSRASRERAPAFPRQVHAPNTNYLAAIRDFDQRQAVRRSLLAEGQQRAHHQLQEYYREDTRGRPQHQIPVIHEPEQESDQRRSRAESVSSHERGSSAPPPIGDNPWDVSVPRGQQTKALPPAPSQFRLGEGSDPWSTWSLPPGFDPTISLQDEPEDSAQRPQEWVASNPTEVSTFSPEPAQATTHARDHVESGSVMTSPFSPEHFPDQPDTGRVRELEALSAAMMTVDNGFENQWWYQGRRAQVAEDANETRSLHSPRPGTPEHVQLHRWSTEPIGSPETMSATVSGQTPSLAQTGFVSPITEAASPALGFGTLQRTLSTRSEELWFSERA, encoded by the coding sequence ATGGCAAACACAAGGGACACAACAATGGCCAACCCGTCAGCTTCAACGTCACAAGCACGGTCTGAGTGGAGGGGTCCCGAAATATATCTCCATCTCGAGTTTAGGGTCGCCTGGTCCAGGAAGCCACAGCCCATCAAGAACCACCAAGTTACATACCGATCTCGCGCCAGTCGTGAGAGGGCCCCAGCATTTCCTCGTCAGGTTCATgctcccaacaccaactacctcgccgccatccGTGACTTTGATCAGAGACAGGCAGTACGCCGGAGCTTACTTGCCGAAGGCCAGCAAAGAGCCCACCATCAGTTGCAGGAGTACTACCGGGAGGACACACGGGGGAGACCACAGCACCAGATTCCCGTCATCCACGAGCCGGAGCAGGAGTCAGATCAACGTCGATCTCGAGCCGAGTCGGTTTCCTCACATGAGCGAGGAAGCTCAGCGCCCCCACCCATTGGCGATAACCCGTGGGACGTGAGCGTCCCGAGAGGACAACAGACAAAGGCTCTGCCCCCGGCGCCTTCCCAGTTCCGCTTGGGAGAGGGATCTGATCCATGGTCAACCTGGTCGCTGCCACCGGGCTTTGATCCGACAATCTCTTTGCAGGATGAGCCCGAAGACTCGGCACAACGACCACAAGAATGGGTGGCATCCAACCCTACCGAGGTCTCTACCTTCTCACCCGAACCCGCCcaagccaccacccacgcGCGCGATCATGTGGAATCTGGTTCCGTCATGACATCTCCTTTCAGTCCCGAACACTTTCCCGACCAACCTGACACTGGTCGCGTACGGGAACTGGAGGCGCTCTCGGCAGCCATGATGACGGTCGACAACGGGTTCGAGAATCAGTGGTGGTATCAAGGGCGGCGAGCCCAGGTCGCCGAGGATGCCAATGAAACCAGAAGTCTGCATTCACCGAGGCCAGGAACACCGGAGCATGTCCAGCTGCACCGCTGGTCAACAGAGCCCATAGGCAGCCCCGAGACGATGAGTGCCACCGTCAGCGGCCAGACTCCTTCCCTGGCCCAGACTGGCTTTGTCTCTCCGATCACGGAAGCTGCGAGCCCTGCTCTGGGTTTTGGCACACTTCAACGGACGTTGTCGACGAGGTCGGAAGAGCTGTGGTTTTCTGAACGGGCATAA
- the WC-1 gene encoding White collar-1 protein light receptor (EggNog:ENOG503NW67; COG:K) yields MNNNNFYTTQLAQEEAQRRGQQQNAGRNLGMISTTGLSGVSDSLDEIVRQNNNELQRRRRSIPQSFQGGAMLTTDADRRLSMMDFGSPDHYQDFQFGNMNSPQMAGFGAMPTSMPGSSGPYSQPGLMAMSDQNDFASLSPDIMGNMMAFSSLNMEAMGTDPASLNLFNSPGLGHQYPPTTMDSVTPDFSMDMGMGTTPLTLTSDDMSGVEDAFGNRPQQRPHNLTLDSQMNQFQPSMPPPLTREISGTTAYRSPASGTSHTLSGMGAAQPSAVATVSTPQTPATTVGPALPDSLHASKEKSIYSKSGFDMLRALWYVATRKNAQLQIGAVDMSCAFVVCDVELQDCPIIYVSDNFQNLTGYVRHEIVGQNCRFLQSPTGKVEAGTKREFVENHAVFKLKNAIAEGREIQQSLINYRKGGKPFLNLLTMIPIPWDDPNTIRYFIGFQIDLVECPDAISGQESGGAMHVNYVHSDIGQYIWTPPSSTQWEPENGQTLAIDDVSSLLQQFNPKGAVSDWHRQSWDKMLLENADDVVHVLSLKGLFLYLSPSCKKILEYDTNDLMGNSLASICHPSDIVPVTRELKEAQANVPVNIVFRIRRKNSGYTWFESHGTLFSEQGKGRKCIILVGRKRPIFALSKRNLDQHGGIGDSEIWSKVSTSGMFLYVASNVRSLLDLERKDLEGTSMQDLMRKESRVEFGRTIEKSRRGKIASCKHEIQNKRGQVLQAHTTFYPGDAEEGQKPTFLLAQTKLLKASSRAIAPAGKTGASVASVSDDGQQMTGIVMGHTKTISTEGALFSQPAGQLIGGTQDIALASDDNIFDELKTTRCTSWQYELRQMEKVNRLLAEELAQLLSNRKKRKRRKGGGNMVRDCANCHTRNTPEWRRGPSGQRDLCNSCGLRWAKQRDAQTGRVSPRNSNRGGDAQSKKSNSPSHASPLQREVSSNSTKPATTDTPPTEPGSKSTTATPTNVLTPSDNGSSGFPTPTAGGNGSSKTGATSSASPDIKSENGGGGPPQSQPMLEGGSGLGGSGMEMTSIREEREMSA; encoded by the exons ATGAATAACAACAATTTTTACACGACTCAGCTCGCCCAGGAGGAGGCTCAGCGCCGAGGTCAGCAGCAAAACGCCGGCCGGAACCTGGGCATGATCAGTACGACGGGCCTGTCCGGTGTGTCGGACTCACTGGACGAGATTGTCCGTCAGAACAACAATGAGCTtcagcggaggaggagaagcataCCTCAGTCTTTTCAGGGCGGCGCCATGCTCACAACCGATGCGGATCGCCGCCTGTCCATGATGGATTTTGGGAGCCCGGACCATTACCAGGACTTCCAGTTTGGAAATATGAATTCGCCTCAAATGGCGGGGTTCGGAGCTATGCCGACGAGCATGCCAGGGAGCTCTGGCCCCTATTCACAGCCTGGACTCATGGCCATGTCGGACCAAAACGACTTCGCTTCGCTTTCACCCGACATTATGGGCAACATGATGGCCTTTTCTAGTCTAAACATGGAGGCGATGGGAACCGACCCTGCCTCACTCAACCTCTTTAACTCGCCCGGCCTCGGTCACCAGTACCCTCCCACGACTATGGATTCGGTTACGCCTGACTTTTCAATGGACATGGGAATGGGTACCACCcctttgactttgacgagcGACGACATGTCGGGCGTGGAAGACGCATTTGGCAATCGCCCTCAGCAGAGACCGCATAATCTGACGTTGGACTCTCAGATGAACCAATTCCAGCCTAGCATGCCACCGCCATTAACACGCGAGATTTCAGGCACTACAGCCTACCGCTCGCCAGCGTCAGGAACCAGTCACACCTTGTCCGGGATGGGTGCTGCCCAACCCAGTGCTGTAGCGACAGTGTCGACCCCTCAAACACCAGCCACCACGGTTGGTCCGGCACTCCCAGACAGCCTACATGCTTCCAAAGAAAAGAGCATATATTCCAAGAGCGGATTTGACATGCTCCGGGCCCTGTGGTACGTGGCAACGCGGAAAAACGCACAGCTTCAAATTGGTGCTGTGGACATGTCTTGTGCTTTCGTCGTGTGCGACGTTGAGTTACAAGACTGCCCTATCATTTACGTGTCGGATAACTTCCAGAACCTGACGGGCTACGTTCGCCACGAGATTGTGGGACAAAACTGCCGCTTCCTCCAAAGTCCCACTGGCAAGGTCGAGGCGGGCACAAAGCGAGAGTTTGTCGAGAACCACGCCGTCTTCAAGCTCAAGAACGCCATTGCTGAAGGCCGCGAGATTCAGCAAAGTCTTATCAACTATCGGAAGGGCGGCAAGCCCTTCCtgaacctcctcaccatgaTTCCCATCCCGTGGGATGACCCCAACACGATACGGTACTTTATCGGCTTTCAGATCGACCTGGTCGAGTGCCCTGATGCGATATCAGGACAGGAGTCAGGGGGTGCCATGCACGTCAATTACGTCCACAGCGATATTGGCCAATACATCTGGACTCCTCCAAGCTCGACGCAATGGGAGCCCGAAAACGGCCAGACGCTGGCCATCGATGACGTATCTTCCCTTTTGCAGCAGTTCAACCCCAAGGGGGCCGTGTCAGATTGGCACAGGCAGTCATGGGACAAGATGTTGCTGGAGAATGCGGATGACGTTGTGCATGTGCTCTCGCTTAAGGGCCTGTTCCTTTACTTATCACCGTCGTGCAAGAAGATTCTCGAGTACGACACCAACGACTTGATGGGAAACTCGCTGGCATCCATCTGCCACCCGTCAGACATTGTTCCCGTTACGCGAGAGCTCAAGGAGGCACAGGCAAATGTACCAGTCAACATCGTATTCAGGATACGACGGAAAAATAGCGGCTACACCTGGTTCGAGAGCCACGGCACTCTGTTCTCCGAGCAGGGCAAGGGCCGCAAGTGTATCATTCTGGTGGGCAGAAAGCGTCCAATCTTTGCGCTATCAAAACGGAACCTGGATCAACATGGAGGTATCGGCGACAGCGAGATCTGGTCCAAGGTCTCAACCTCGGGTATGTTCTTGTACGTTGCGTCAAATGTGCGCTCGTTGTTGGATCTTGAGCGCAAAGATCTCGAAGGAACCAGCATGCAAGATCTCATGCGGAAAGAGTCTCGGGTGGAGTTTGGTCGGACTATTGAAAAGTCGAGGAGAGGCAAGATCGCCAGCTGCAAGCACGAGATTCAGAACAAGCGAGGCCAGGTTTTGCAAGCGCACACGACCTTCTACCCTGGGGATGCCGAAGAGGGTCAGAAGCCTACATTTTTGTTGGCTCAGACGAAACTACTCAAGGCCTCTTCTCGCGCGATTGCTCCTGCTGGCAAGACTGGTGCGTCGGTGGCGAGCGTATCCGACGATGGACAACAAATGACCGGCATCGTGATGGGTCACACCAAGACGATCAGCACTGAGGGTGCCCTTTTCTCTCAACCTGCAGGTCAGCTAATAGGTGGAACTCAAGATATCGCTCTTGCATCGGATGACAACATCTTTGATGAGCTCAAAACCACGAGATGTACCAGCTGGCAGTACGAGCTGCGACAAATGGAAAAGGTCAACCGCTTATTAGCCGAAGAGCTGGCTCAGCTGCTGTCCAACAGGAAGAAGCGTAAGAGGAGAAAGGGCGGTGGCAACATGGTTAGAGACTGTGCCAATTGCCACACACGCAACACGCCTGAGTGGCGGAGAGGACCGAGCGGGCAGAGAGATCTCTGCAACAGCTGCGGTCTAAGATGGGCCAAACAG CGTGATGCACAGACTGGCAGAGTTTCCCCTCGCAACTCAAACCGTGGCGGAGACGCGcagagcaagaagagcaactccccctcccatgCCTCTCCGCTGCAGCGGGAGGTCAGCAGTAACTCGACCAAACCAGCCACGACAGACACGCCGCCTACCGAGCCTGGAAGCAAGTCAACGACAGCGACTCCCACCAACGTGCTTACCCCGAGTGACAACGGCAGCAGTGGGTTCCCCACCCCGACGGCCGGTGGAaatggcagcagcaaaaccGGGGCCACctcatccgcctcccccgACATCAAAAGCGAaaacggaggaggaggaccgcCGCAGAGCCAGCCGATGCTCGAGGGCGGCAGCGGTCTCGGTGGCAGCGGCATGGAAATGACGTCTATCCGGGAAGAGCGAGAGATGAGCGCTTAG